The nucleotide sequence GATATGAGTTAAGTATAATTTTTAAGAAACTAAAATCTCTTTTTTGAAGTGTtgtttttacttgattttacacCTCagtctataaaaaaaataattggttATAAGACATTAAactcttaaaataaataaaattgagaaTTGTGAGTAGATAATCTTGCAATAGTCTTTTGGTCCATGGAATATGACTAcatattaaataattttctagTTTACATAGGGAATAGCTTTCCCAACATTTTTAAAGATCTTTAGTACCCTCTGAACTACCATGCTTGTAAAACTCTAAAAAGTTGGAAATCCTTCTAATGGCTTTTACCAAATGTATacaatttaaatgaatttttggCTGTAATGTGATGACTCAAGTGAGGGAAGATATGTAGAACATGGCTATTGGTGTTTGATATTACAGTAATCTGAATGATTGTCAggatctgataaaaaaaaaaatgtttgtgatTGACAACTTTTGCTTAAATGTTTTTTCCAGAAAAAGTTATGTGGAGTTTGTCCCCATTAAATGATTACAGTATTTTCTGTAATTCTTCAATGATCTCTCATTGATTTTCTATAAGTTAAGAAGattattattaataaattaGGACTCAATCTGAATCTTTCTGAGATTGTGATTTGGAAGTTCCAAGGCTGACACCTGAAGAGGCCACATTCCACCAATGATGCCAGCCTGTATCGCCACCCCTGTGGCTACTGCCAGCTCTGGGTCTATGGCAACATTAGGTTTCTTTCCATTGAAGTATTCTTCAATAAGCTGCCGCACCTTAGGAATCCTCGTCGATCCTCCAACTAGAACCACTTCATCAACATCTTCTTTTGGAAGGTCAACTTCTTTCAATACCCTTTTGATGGGCTGTAGTACTTTCTGAAACAAGTCTTCATTTAACTTTTCAAAAGTTAACCTTGTGATTATTTCCTCGAAAAGGACATGTTTGTCCCCATGATCCAGAGAAGGCAGAGGCAATCTTATAGTCACTGCTGCCTCTGTTGTCAGGTTAATTTTTGTTGATTCAACTTCTTGTCTCAGACGCTGTATATCTTCAGCATTTGTGAGTTCCTGGCCAAACCTATCTTCTATAACAGACATTAGGTAAGACATAAGTCTTGAATTGAAATCCTGACCACCTAGCCGGTTGTTTCCAGCCATGGCCATAGTTACAAACATTCCCCCTTGAATGTTAAGCAATGAAACGTCCAATGTTCCACCACCCAAGTCAACAACCATAACATTAGAAACTCGTTCCTTTTTATGAAGTCCGTATGCCATAGCTGCCGCTGTGGGCTCATTTATAAGCCGTACAACTTTGATCCCAGCTAGAGAAGCTGCCTTGATCGTTGCATTTCTCTGTGCCATATTGAATTCTGCTGGGACCGACATTACAGCTTGATTCACTGCCCTGGTGATGTTTCTTTCAGCAGTTCGCTTCAACTCCCTCAAAATAGCCGCTCCGATTTCTTCTGGCGATACTAAAGTAACGTTGCCATGACTTTCGACCACGAACTTAGGATTGTTCTTTTCGTCAGAAGTGATTTTAAACTGGTAGAGAGAAGACAACTTTTGTAAGTCTTCCTTCGAAAACGTCTTTCCAATAAATCGTTTGGCATCGTATATCGTCGATCTTGGATTCAGTTCAGCTTGATCTAAGGCTCTTTTTCCCACCAAAACTCCTTCACCGGTAAAGGCAACGACGCTGGGAATGACTTTGGTGCCATTTTCATTAGCCAGTATGTCAATATGTCCTGTGATTGCTTGATAAACTCCGACGCAAGAAAACGTTGTTCCTAAATCTATGCCGATAATTTTGGGTTTGGGAGGAGGTAGACGACTTTGAGCAATGTATCCTGCGACAACAAGTGCGAAAATCCCGCCGAGGAAAAGTCCTAACGAATTACTCATCCTTCTTCAATCACCTTCTTCGGCGGTTTCACCGGAAGACGAAAAGCTTTAGTTTACGACACGTACATGCGTACTGTGGGTTGCGCAGACTAAACATCCATATCTCCAGGGAGGGTAGGGTAGTGAGTTTTGCgtacaagaaaaataaaagtaccCTTGATCTGCATAACTGAAGTCGAATTTTTTGTCTCAAAGGATCAGAACTATTTTTGGGGGGGCTACAAATTACTATGAAACTAAAACAAGAAGTGTGACCACACGAAAGAACACAGGAAAAATTGATCGAAAGCTGTAATAATTGTGTTTCAAAGAAAGAGGTAAAAAGGCAGAGGGATCTGTGCCACCAACAGCAATAGTAATTAGTCTGAGGTTTTGATGTTTGCTTATGTATAAGGAACTttattgtgattggtcagttctCATGTGTGAGCTGTCAGAATAAAATCAAAAAGTTCACAGTTTCCTGGTTTTCACAAAAATCAATAATGAACAAACCTAAGTATCCTCACCATAAAAACAAAGCATTTAATTATTCAAAGTGTTACATTTTATTACATTGACCAATATATTAGAGATTCTGTCACACAATTATAGATCTGTCCTTGCAATTGGTGTGGCTCAGGACATAATTAGTTCAGGTTAACACTGAGTAGTGCTACCATCTTGATCATGTCTTTCAATCTTGATGTTCAATCTGAGTTAAGTTTCTTAGAAAGTAATTGATTCTGAGTATTAAAGGTTCCTGCCTATGGATTATAAAAATCAACATCTGACAGTATAGTAAGATTGGATACAtcttaagatctcattagtaattctccttactgtctgccatgtagttcttgtaatgttagtttggagaatttggtcttggatcaactaataatcccctaattaatatttttctttattctcatcactagtctgcttgatattgtattgatattgtaaggaggaattctgtcttggtcactcatgggagttaaagggttaaaggtatGATGAGTCTCTATTTTCTCCCTCAAATTATTGAGCTGCAAAGTTTGAGCTGAGCTGCCCacctgaattgttttttaagtgaaattctGGAAGAGgtattaaacttttctttgGAGAAAATCATAAAAGTGTGGAATGCCAAGTAAATTGACCCTGATGACATAACCTGAGGCTAGTTTAAGACTTAAGTGAATTGTCAGCCTCTGAAAATtcacttaaaattaaaatgtagGACAAACAACCTGTTTGAGGTAATTATGATTGCTATCAGCAGATAGTTGACAAGTTGGTGAAAACCAGACCCATTTAAATATATTGGGattgttatttctaattttcacaCTTGAGTTGTTTAGATTTCCCCTATCACCAATGCATCCACCATCTCTCCTGCATCAATCCTGGTTAGAGTTTCACTCTTAGGTGGCAGCTCAAGCACTGCATTGGCACTCCT is from Pocillopora verrucosa isolate sample1 chromosome 7, ASM3666991v2, whole genome shotgun sequence and encodes:
- the LOC131781013 gene encoding heat shock 70 kDa protein 13-like, translated to MSNSLGLFLGGIFALVVAGYIAQSRLPPPKPKIIGIDLGTTFSCVGVYQAITGHIDILANENGTKVIPSVVAFTGEGVLVGKRALDQAELNPRSTIYDAKRFIGKTFSKEDLQKLSSLYQFKITSDEKNNPKFVVESHGNVTLVSPEEIGAAILRELKRTAERNITRAVNQAVMSVPAEFNMAQRNATIKAASLAGIKVVRLINEPTAAAMAYGLHKKERVSNVMVVDLGGGTLDVSLLNIQGGMFVTMAMAGNNRLGGQDFNSRLMSYLMSVIEDRFGQELTNAEDIQRLRQEVESTKINLTTEAAVTIRLPLPSLDHGDKHVLFEEIITRLTFEKLNEDLFQKVLQPIKRVLKEVDLPKEDVDEVVLVGGSTRIPKVRQLIEEYFNGKKPNVAIDPELAVATGVAIQAGIIGGMWPLQVSALELPNHNLRKIQIES